A genomic window from Cucumis melo cultivar AY chromosome 8, USDA_Cmelo_AY_1.0, whole genome shotgun sequence includes:
- the LOC103484699 gene encoding shikimate kinase 1, chloroplastic — MEANFGHLQHLSIRIDFGTVVRKPSGSVRFLQPISDRQKLPGLVSAFQQPLRLSNRCRTVSVETSCYRENISDLTLETEIFHPFDKDLLLKNKSQEVRPLLNGRCIYLVGMMGSGKTTIGKILARELGYTFSDSDTLVEQDVGGTSVADIFKLHGEVFFRDKETEVLKKLSLMHGFVISTGGGIVVRPINWKYMRNGISIWLDVPLEALAKRIAAVGTDSRPLLHHESGNAYMKAFRRLSVLLEERGDAYANANAKVCLGSLADKLGLSDVCNLTPADIAIEALVQIRHFLEQKDDYATT, encoded by the exons ATGGAGGCAAACTTTGGACATTTGCAGCATTTATCAATCCGGATTGATTTCGGAACGGTTGTGAGGAAACCGAGTGGTTCGGTTCGATTTCTTCAGCCAATTTCTGATCGGCAGAAGCTTCCAGGGCTTGTTTCGGCTTTTCAGCAACCTCTGAGGCTTTCGAATCGATGCAGGACGGTCTCTGTGGAGACTTCCTGTTATCGTGAGAATATTTCAG ATTTGACATTGGAAACTGAAATTTTTCATCCCTTCGACAAAGATCTACTTTTAAAG AACAAGTCACAAGAGGTCCGGCCCCTTCTAAATGGACGATGCATATATTTAGTTG GAATGATGGGCTCTGGAAAGACAACCATAGGCAAGATTCTAGCGAGAGAATTGGGTTACACATTCTCTGACAG CGATACATTGGTGGAGCAAGATGTTGGTGGAACATCAGTGGCTGACATTTTCAAGCTTCATGGCGAGGTTTTTTTCAGGGATAAGGAG ACTGAGGTATTGAAAAAACTATCATTGATGCACGGGTTTGTTATCTCCACTGGTGGAGGTATTGTTGTTCGGCCTATTAACTG GAAATATATGCGTAATGGGATTAGCATCTGGCTAGATGTGCCGCTGGAAGCCTTGGCAAAGAGAATTGCTGCAGTAGGTACTGATTCTCGCCCCCTCTTGCACCACGAGTCAGGCAATGCCTACATGAAG GCTTTCAGACGATTGTCGGTCCTTCTTGAGGAAAGGGGTGATGCATATGCCAACGCCAATGCCAAAGTTTGTTTAGGAA GTCTTGCTGACAAGCTAGGGTTGTCAGATGTTTGTAATCTTACACCTGCAGATATTGCTATAGAG GCGCTTGTACAAATTCGGCACTTCCTAGAACAGAAGGATGATTATGCTACAACTTAA
- the LOC103484700 gene encoding stress enhanced protein 2, chloroplastic yields MAAPPRSVHYQFRSSLPDVPPRSPSLSVSLPKLKPADSETTPKIVLQPRLCTLRSFGSDPLVPIKTKRVSTRDDASNDEVSPFFVTLSEYIESSKDSHEFEIISGRLAMIVFAATVTMEVVTGNSVFRKMDLEGIEEALGVCLGAVTLAAIFAFSSNARNRVGRIFSISCNTFIDSLIDQIVDGLFYENDTGDWSDDT; encoded by the exons ATGGCTGCGCCGCCGCGCTCCGTTCACTATCAATTCCGCTCCTCCTTGCCCGACGTTCCCCCACGATCGCCGTCTCTTTCCGTTTCCCTTCCCAAACTTAAGCCTGCCGATTCGGAAACTACCCCAAAGATCGTTCTGCAGCCTCGTTTATGCACTCTCAGATCCTTCGGATCCGATCCGCTCGTTCCTATCAAGACTAAGAGAGTATCTACTCGAGACGATGCTTCAAACGACGAAGTTTCTCCGTTCTTCGTGACTCTGTCGGAGTACATCGAGAGTTCGAAGGATAGCCATGAATTCGAGATCATCTCCGGCCGCCTCGCTATG ATTGTGTTTGCGGCGACTGTAACAATGGAGGTAGTCACCGGAAATTCAGTATTCAGAAAGATGGATCTGGAAGGGATTGAGGAAGCATTAGGAGTATGTTTGGGGGCCGTTACCCTGGCGGCCATTTTCGCTTTCTCCTCCAACGCTCGAAACAGAGTAGGTCGAATCTTCAGCATCAGCTGCAATACCTTCATCGATTCGCTTATTGATCAGATCGTCGACGGTCTTTTCTACGAAAACGACACCGGCGATTGGTCCGACGACACTTGA
- the LOC103484701 gene encoding uncharacterized protein LOC103484701 isoform X2: protein MVALRTSTSRRCFGRPITFTSSRLCPIFRSRRLLYRETTAETMFTALEITPPCPAAKLNVVRALPSEFKFYRLPYNLGLPNRRLSLLSIRAQSLSDPSTSSRYTDTIGNSSPAFLQFPRCTLTQRHILVLNVVACATAISATWLFCSAIPTLLAFKRAAESLEKLMDVTREELPGTMAAIRLSGMEISDLTMELSDLGQDITQGVRSSTRAVRVAEERLRRLTNMSPTVQEMTITNLGVKGADPVLAKRARDIKEGIVKGRSIFQLFLSITRFSRLALNYFSKRGKK, encoded by the exons ATGGTGGCCCTTAGGACTTCAACAAGCAGGCGGTGTTTTGGCAGGCCCATAACCTTCACATCCTCTCGGCTATGCCCAATCTTCCGATCTCGGAGATTGCTGTACAGAGAAACAACGGCGGAAACAATGTTTACAGCTTTGGAAATAACACCACCGTGTCCGGCGGCGAAGCTTAATGTCGTTCGAGCACTTCCAAGTGAATTTAAATTCTACCGACTACCTTACAATCTCGGCCTCCCTAACCGTCGACTTTCTTTGCTTTCGATACGAGCACAATCGCTATCTGATCCTTCGACTTCATCGCGTTATACGGACACTATTGGAAACTCCTCTCCAGCATTTCTTCAATTCCCTCGGTGCACGCTAACTCAACGCCACATCCTTGTTCTCAATGTCGTTGCCTGCGCG ACGGCTATTTCTGCAACCTGGCTCTTTTGTTCTGCGATCCCCACTCTTCTG GCATTCAAGAGAGCAGCCGAATCATTAGAGAAACTCATGGATGTCACGAGGGAGGAACTTCCAGGAACTATGGCAGCCATTCGGTTATCTGGCATGGAAATCAGTGATTTGACCATGGAACTCAGTGATCTTGG CCAGGATATCACCCAAGGTGTGAGAAGTTCCACTAGAGCTGTTCGAGTAGCTGAAGAGAGATTACGCCGCTTGACAAACATGTCTCCAACAG TGCAGGAAATGACAATAACCAATCTGGGAGTGAAGGGAGCAGATCCAGTTCTGGCTAAAAGGGCAAGAGACATTAAGGAAGGGATTGTGAAAGGACGTTCCatcttccaattatttctttCCATTACAAGATTCTCTCGGCTGGCCTTGAATTATTTTAGCAAACGAGGTAAGAAGTAG
- the LOC103484701 gene encoding uncharacterized protein LOC103484701 isoform X1 has product MVALRTSTSRRCFGRPITFTSSRLCPIFRSRRLLYRETTAETMFTALEITPPCPAAKLNVVRALPSEFKFYRLPYNLGLPNRRLSLLSIRAQSLSDPSTSSRYTDTIGNSSPAFLQFPRCTLTQRHILVLNVVACATAISATWLFCSAIPTLLAFKRAAESLEKLMDVTREELPGTMAAIRLSGMEISDLTMELSDLGQDITQGVRSSTRAVRVAEERLRRLTNMSPTASVQEMTITNLGVKGADPVLAKRARDIKEGIVKGRSIFQLFLSITRFSRLALNYFSKRGKK; this is encoded by the exons ATGGTGGCCCTTAGGACTTCAACAAGCAGGCGGTGTTTTGGCAGGCCCATAACCTTCACATCCTCTCGGCTATGCCCAATCTTCCGATCTCGGAGATTGCTGTACAGAGAAACAACGGCGGAAACAATGTTTACAGCTTTGGAAATAACACCACCGTGTCCGGCGGCGAAGCTTAATGTCGTTCGAGCACTTCCAAGTGAATTTAAATTCTACCGACTACCTTACAATCTCGGCCTCCCTAACCGTCGACTTTCTTTGCTTTCGATACGAGCACAATCGCTATCTGATCCTTCGACTTCATCGCGTTATACGGACACTATTGGAAACTCCTCTCCAGCATTTCTTCAATTCCCTCGGTGCACGCTAACTCAACGCCACATCCTTGTTCTCAATGTCGTTGCCTGCGCG ACGGCTATTTCTGCAACCTGGCTCTTTTGTTCTGCGATCCCCACTCTTCTG GCATTCAAGAGAGCAGCCGAATCATTAGAGAAACTCATGGATGTCACGAGGGAGGAACTTCCAGGAACTATGGCAGCCATTCGGTTATCTGGCATGGAAATCAGTGATTTGACCATGGAACTCAGTGATCTTGG CCAGGATATCACCCAAGGTGTGAGAAGTTCCACTAGAGCTGTTCGAGTAGCTGAAGAGAGATTACGCCGCTTGACAAACATGTCTCCAACAG CCTCAGTGCAGGAAATGACAATAACCAATCTGGGAGTGAAGGGAGCAGATCCAGTTCTGGCTAAAAGGGCAAGAGACATTAAGGAAGGGATTGTGAAAGGACGTTCCatcttccaattatttctttCCATTACAAGATTCTCTCGGCTGGCCTTGAATTATTTTAGCAAACGAGGTAAGAAGTAG
- the LOC103484701 gene encoding uncharacterized protein LOC103484701 isoform X3, protein MVALRTSTSRRCFGRPITFTSSRLCPIFRSRRLLYRETTAETMFTALEITPPCPAAKLNVVRALPSEFKFYRLPYNLGLPNRRLSLLSIRAQSLSDPSTSSRYTDTIGNSSPAFLQFPRCTLTQRHILVLNVVACATAISATWLFCSAIPTLLAFKRAAESLEKLMDVTREELPGTMAAIRLSGMEISDLTMELSDLGQDITQGVRSSTRAVRVAEERLRRLTNMSPTGNDNNQSGSEGSRSSSG, encoded by the exons ATGGTGGCCCTTAGGACTTCAACAAGCAGGCGGTGTTTTGGCAGGCCCATAACCTTCACATCCTCTCGGCTATGCCCAATCTTCCGATCTCGGAGATTGCTGTACAGAGAAACAACGGCGGAAACAATGTTTACAGCTTTGGAAATAACACCACCGTGTCCGGCGGCGAAGCTTAATGTCGTTCGAGCACTTCCAAGTGAATTTAAATTCTACCGACTACCTTACAATCTCGGCCTCCCTAACCGTCGACTTTCTTTGCTTTCGATACGAGCACAATCGCTATCTGATCCTTCGACTTCATCGCGTTATACGGACACTATTGGAAACTCCTCTCCAGCATTTCTTCAATTCCCTCGGTGCACGCTAACTCAACGCCACATCCTTGTTCTCAATGTCGTTGCCTGCGCG ACGGCTATTTCTGCAACCTGGCTCTTTTGTTCTGCGATCCCCACTCTTCTG GCATTCAAGAGAGCAGCCGAATCATTAGAGAAACTCATGGATGTCACGAGGGAGGAACTTCCAGGAACTATGGCAGCCATTCGGTTATCTGGCATGGAAATCAGTGATTTGACCATGGAACTCAGTGATCTTGG CCAGGATATCACCCAAGGTGTGAGAAGTTCCACTAGAGCTGTTCGAGTAGCTGAAGAGAGATTACGCCGCTTGACAAACATGTCTCCAACAG GAAATGACAATAACCAATCTGGGAGTGAAGGGAGCAGATCCAGTTCTGGCTAA